A region of Plutella xylostella chromosome 29, ilPluXylo3.1, whole genome shotgun sequence DNA encodes the following proteins:
- the LOC105393475 gene encoding lipase 3 has product MFVRNVVCFLLVALAVGSATPNIFSVVKEINDLADFESRVSNNIDEDADLDVPELITKYKYPLEIHEVTTDDGYILQLHRIPHGRDRHTAPRPDRPLALVVHGLTLSSSVFIDTGPGNGLGYILAENGFDVWLANTRGNMYSRRHRRLNPDSLLSNDYWDFSWEEVGTFDLPATIDYILKTTKRSRLHYIGYSQGTTAFFVMGAMRPEYNDKIISSHHLAPTVIMEHADNLLLKALAPLTGSVSTITSLLGIGEFIPNTEILRMAGQAACNDDAFTQPLCSNIFFLIGGWNADQLNTTTLPIIVSHTPAGASVKQVLHYGQEIGKPNFRRYDHGFITNLLKYGSRTPPNYDLRKVTSRVYLYYGANDPLVSVTDVFALNDQLPNVGGMFRVPMDEFTHIDFAFAIDAPTLVYEPMINRILEEDAV; this is encoded by the exons atgtttgtgAGAAACGTAGTATGTTTTCTACTTGTAGCTTTGGCTGTGGGGAGCGCTACACCTAATATCTTCTCCGTAGTAAAAGAAATTAATGATTTAGCCGATTTTGAGAGTAGAGTGTCTAACAATATAGATGAAGATGCTGATTTGGATGTC CCAGAACTGATCACAAAGTACAAGTACCCGCTAGAAATCCACGAGGTGACAACAGATGATGGCTACATACTGCAGCTGCACCGCATCCCTCACGGCCGGGACCGCCACACCGCGCCGCGGCCCGACCGACCGCTGGCGCTGGTGGTCCATGGACTCACGCTATCTTCATCCGTCTTTATTGATACTGGCCCGGGGAATgggttag GCTACATCCTCGCCGAGAATGGGTTCGACGTGTGGCTGGCCAACACCCGCGGGAACATGTActcgcgccgccaccgccggcTCAACCCTGACAGCCTCCTCAGCAACGACTACTGGGACTTCAGCTGGGAGGAAGTGGGCACCTTCGATCTTCCCGCAACCATCGACTACATCCTCAAGACCACCAAACGCTCGCGGCTGCATTACATAGGCTACTCTCAGGGTACGACGGCGTTCTTCGTCATGGGAGCTATGAGGCCTGAATACAATGACAAGATCATCTCGTCGCACCACTTGGCTCCTACTGTCATTATGGAGCACGCGGATAATTTGCTTCTGAAGGCTTTGGCACCCCTTACAGGCTCTGTTAGC ACCATTACTTCTTTGTTGGGCATCGGTGAGTTCATACCAAACACTGAGATCTTGCGGATGGCGGGCCAGGCGGCGTGCAACGACGACGCCTTTACGCAGCCACTCTGCTCCAACATATTCTTCCTCATCGGAGGATGGAACGCGGACCAACTGAATACG ACCACACTGCCAATCATAGTGAGCCACACGCCCGCCGGAGCATCCGTGAAGCAGGTGCTGCACTACGGGCAAGAAATCGGGAAGCCAAATTTCCGGCGCTACGACCACGGTTTCATCACCAACCTCCTCAAATATGGGAGTAGGACACCTCCGAACTACGACCTACGGAAAGTGACCAGTCGAGTGTATTTGTATTATGGAGCTAATGATCCGCTGGTCAGCGTAACGGATGTGTTTGCGTTGAACGATCAGCTGCCGAATGTTGGTGGAATGTTTCGAGTGCCAATGGATGAATTCACCCATATTGACTTCGCGTTTGCGATCGACGCTCCCACGCTGGTCTATGAACCCATGATCAATAGGATATTGGAGGAAGATGCTGTATAA
- the LOC105393476 gene encoding lipase 3, producing the protein MMRLKCFISFAAVLAAVAARSPLADPALQQLLVNDATGRYSNNVIEDARLDVPELVRKYNYPLEEHTVTTSDGYVLTLHRIPHGRDAHATPGPRPVIFLMHGIVCSSADWVITGPGSGLAYILAEEGFDVWMGNARGNYYSRRHVSLNPDSIRNKNFWDFSWDEIGEIDVPTMIDYVLETTEHQRLHYIGHSQGTTVFFVMTSLKPEYNDKIISMHALAPVAFMEHNQSWLLKAISPYASDIDKVARRLGLGEMVPNNQIMTWAGQKMCMDEVKYQPLCSNILFLIGGWNENQHNATIMPVIMGHTPAGSSTRQFAHYGQGIADKQFRRYDLGRRKNRKRYGSRTPPTYDLKKITTPVFLHYSLSDPLAHVRDVDRLWRELGRPVGKFMVNMQSFSHTDFMWAIDARALIYNRVINLIWQMDGLQNSNYDELEF; encoded by the exons ATGATGCGACTGAAGTGTTTTATCTCGTTTGCCGCTGTCCTGGCGGCGGTGGCTGCGAGGTCGCCGCTGGCCGACCCCGCCCTGCAGCAATTGCTGGTCAACGATGCCACTGGAAGGTACTCCAACAACGTCATTGAAGATGCCAGATTGGATGTT CCAGAGCTGGTCCGAAAGTACAACTACCCCCTAGAAGAGCACACAGTCACCACCTCCGACGGCTACGTACTGACGCTGCACCGCATCCCTCACGGGCGGGACGCACACGCCACGCCCGGGCCTCGCCCCGTCATCTTCCTCATGCACGGGATCGTGTGCTCCTCCGCCGACTGGGTCATCACCGGCCCTGGCAGTGGATTAG CGTACATCCTGGCAGAAGAAGGGTTCGACGTGTGGATGGGCAACGCACGAGGCAACTACTACTCGCGCCGCCACGTCTCCTTGAACCCCGACAGCATCAGGAACAAAAACTTCTGGGACTTCAGCTGGGATGAGATCGGTGAAATCGATGTCCCCACCATGATCGACTATGTGTTGGAAACCACGGAGCACCAGCGCCTCCACTACATCGGTCACTCTCAAGGAACCACTGTCTTCTTCGTCATGACCAGTCTTAAGCCCGAGTACAATGACAAGATCATTTCTATGCACGCGTTGGCCCCTGTAGCGTTTATGGAACATAATCAAAGCTGGTTATTGAAGGCCATTTCTCCGTATGCCTCAGATATAGAC AAAGTTGCAAGAAGACTAGGTTTGGGCGAGATGGTGCCAAACAATCAAATCATGACCTGGGCCGGTCAGAAAATGTGCATGGATGAAGTGAAATACCAACCACTTTGCAGCAATATCTTATTCCTTATCGGTGGATGGAATGAAAATCAACATAatgct ACAATAATGCCAGTGATAATGGGCCACACGCCCGCCGGCTCGTCGACCCGTCAGTTCGCGCACTACGGCCAGGGCATCGCCGACAAGCAGTTCCGGCGCTACGACCTCGGCCGCAGGAAGAACCGCAAGCGATACGGCAGCCGCACCCCTCCCACCTACGACCTCAAGAAGATCACCACCCCGGTCTTCCTCCACTATTCTCTGTCAGACCCTCTTGCCCACGTCAGGGACGTCGACCGTCTGTGGAGAGAGCTCGGGAGACCCGTCGGCAAATTCATGGTTAACATGCAGTCGTTCAGTCACACTGACTTCATGTGGGCGATAGATGCTCGCGCTCTGATTTATAACAGGGTCATCAATTTGATTTGGCAGATGGATGGACTTCAGAATTCAAACTACGATGAGCTCGAATTCTGA
- the LOC105393478 gene encoding DNA-binding protein DDB_G0278111, with product MDDPELNRIRQQRLAQLQAQRGGGGSADPNNAKQQEERMQQMEEAKHSILAQALSQDARARLNTIKLGKPEKGAMVENMICRMAQMGQLQSKISEQELIQMLESINQQMPKSASTVKFDRRRAALDSDDDL from the exons ATGGATGACCCAGAATTAAATCGTATCAGGCAGCAGCGTCTGGCTCAGCTGCAGGCTcaacgcggcggcggc GGTAGCGCAGATCCCAACAATGCCAAGCAGCAAGAAGAGAGAATGCAACAGATGGAGGAGGCCAAGCACAGCATCCTCGCACAGGCGCTCAGTCAAGATGCTAGAGCCAGAT TAAACACAATAAAGCTGGGCAAACCTGAGAAAGGAGCGATGGTTGAGAACATGATCTGCCGGATGGCTCAAATGGGGCAGCTGCAGTCCAAAATATCTGAGCAAGAGTTGATACAGATGCTGGAATCCATCAACCAACAGATGCCCAAGTCTGCCAGCACTGTGAAGTTCGACCGACGGAGGGCCGCTCTTGACTCTGATGATGATCTCTAA
- the LOC105393481 gene encoding purine nucleoside phosphorylase isoform X1, whose translation MAPINASEVKGYAPKEVLPEVETDNGKGIGYSYDTLQETANFLLSRTSVRPRIGIICGSGMGSYWKDGSLADHIEDPVRFKYEDIPNFPVSTVEGHTGQLVFGKLGDVPVMAMQGRFHYYEGYPLWKCCLPVRVMKLIGIKVLMATNAAGGLKSAYKVGDIMIVKDHINMMGFAGNNPLHGPNDERFGPRFPPMNRAYNYEYRKIAKEVAKELSIDNIVREGVYTCLGGPNFETVAELNMLKMVGVDAVGMSTVHEVITARHCDMHVFALSLITNECVVEYDHDAEANHEEVLDVGRMRQDILRKYVTKLVERFNKTLTP comes from the exons ATGGCGCCCATCAACGCGAGTGAAGTCAAGGGGTACGCCCCTAAGGAGGTGTTGCCGGAAGTCGAAACCGACAATGGAAAGGGTATTGG GTACTCATACGACACGTTGCAAGAGACGGCCAACTTCCTGCTCTCGCGCACGAGCGTGCGGCCCCGCATCGGCATCATATGCGGGTCTGGGATGGGTTCGTATTGGAAAGACG GTTCCCTGGCCGACCACATCGAGGACCCGGTCCGGTTCAAGTACGAGGACATCCCCAACTTCCCCGTGAGCACGGTGGAGGGGCACACCGGCCAGCTGGTGTTCGGCAAGCTGGGAGATGTGCCTGTCATGGCCATGCAGGGACGGTTCCACTACTACGAGGGATACCCGCTGTGGAAG TGCTGCCTGCCCGTGCGGGTGATGAAACTCATCGGCATCAAGGTCCTGATGGCGACCAACGCCGCCGGCGGGCTCAAGTCCGCCTACAAAGTGGGAGACATCATGATAGTCAAGGACCACATCAACATGATGGGCTTCGCTGGCAACAACCCCTTACACGGACCCAATGATGAGAGGTTCGGGCCTCGCTTCCCGCCCATGAACCGCGCTTATAACTACGAGTACAGGAAAATTGCTAAGGAG GTGGCGAAGGAGCTGAGCATAGACAACATTGTGCGCGAGGGAGTGTACACGTGTCTCGGCGGACCCAACTTCGAGACCGTGGCCGAGCTCAACATGCTCAAGATGGTCGGCGTGGACGCCGTCGGCATGTCCACCGTTCATgag GTGATTACCGCGCGCCACTGCGACATGCACGTGTTCGCCCTCTCACTGATCACCAACGAGTGCGTCGTCGAATACGACCACGACGCCGAGGCCAACCACGAAGAAGTCTTGGACGTGGGACGCATGCGTCAGGACATCCTGCGCAAGTACGTCACCAAACTTGTGGAGCGGTTCAACAAGACCCTCACCCCTTGA
- the LOC105393481 gene encoding purine nucleoside phosphorylase isoform X2 — MAPINASEVKGYAPKEVLPEVETDNGKGIGYSYDTLQETANFLLSRTSVRPRIGIICGSGMGSLADHIEDPVRFKYEDIPNFPVSTVEGHTGQLVFGKLGDVPVMAMQGRFHYYEGYPLWKCCLPVRVMKLIGIKVLMATNAAGGLKSAYKVGDIMIVKDHINMMGFAGNNPLHGPNDERFGPRFPPMNRAYNYEYRKIAKEVAKELSIDNIVREGVYTCLGGPNFETVAELNMLKMVGVDAVGMSTVHEVITARHCDMHVFALSLITNECVVEYDHDAEANHEEVLDVGRMRQDILRKYVTKLVERFNKTLTP; from the exons ATGGCGCCCATCAACGCGAGTGAAGTCAAGGGGTACGCCCCTAAGGAGGTGTTGCCGGAAGTCGAAACCGACAATGGAAAGGGTATTGG GTACTCATACGACACGTTGCAAGAGACGGCCAACTTCCTGCTCTCGCGCACGAGCGTGCGGCCCCGCATCGGCATCATATGCGGGTCTGGGATGG GTTCCCTGGCCGACCACATCGAGGACCCGGTCCGGTTCAAGTACGAGGACATCCCCAACTTCCCCGTGAGCACGGTGGAGGGGCACACCGGCCAGCTGGTGTTCGGCAAGCTGGGAGATGTGCCTGTCATGGCCATGCAGGGACGGTTCCACTACTACGAGGGATACCCGCTGTGGAAG TGCTGCCTGCCCGTGCGGGTGATGAAACTCATCGGCATCAAGGTCCTGATGGCGACCAACGCCGCCGGCGGGCTCAAGTCCGCCTACAAAGTGGGAGACATCATGATAGTCAAGGACCACATCAACATGATGGGCTTCGCTGGCAACAACCCCTTACACGGACCCAATGATGAGAGGTTCGGGCCTCGCTTCCCGCCCATGAACCGCGCTTATAACTACGAGTACAGGAAAATTGCTAAGGAG GTGGCGAAGGAGCTGAGCATAGACAACATTGTGCGCGAGGGAGTGTACACGTGTCTCGGCGGACCCAACTTCGAGACCGTGGCCGAGCTCAACATGCTCAAGATGGTCGGCGTGGACGCCGTCGGCATGTCCACCGTTCATgag GTGATTACCGCGCGCCACTGCGACATGCACGTGTTCGCCCTCTCACTGATCACCAACGAGTGCGTCGTCGAATACGACCACGACGCCGAGGCCAACCACGAAGAAGTCTTGGACGTGGGACGCATGCGTCAGGACATCCTGCGCAAGTACGTCACCAAACTTGTGGAGCGGTTCAACAAGACCCTCACCCCTTGA
- the LOC105393480 gene encoding epimerase family protein SDR39U1 produces MAAKGILVGGGTGFVGKRLGELLVSKGFNVTNISRMPAAKNISWTHLDEHGIPAGTVGVVNCAGQQFMDFTKAWTPGFKQNILNSRVRTTQTLSNAINKSVNKPQVFVLITGVGAYEPSDHKKYDESSPTTGNDFFSKLLVEWEKAAQVSPPTRLVIIRSGAVLGRDGGMIKNMFLPFFFGVGGPIGNGQQYLPWIHLDDLVRLIHFAIENPDVKGILNGVAPHVIRNIDFTKAFARALSRPAIIPVPETILNIALNPERAMIMTKGQNVTPKRVLDYGFKYKYDNIDAACKSVAHLFPQKQPFSEM; encoded by the exons ATGGCAGCAAAAGGAATACTTGTCG GTGGAGGCACCGGCTTTGTCGGCAAAAGACTGGGTGAGCTTTTAGTGTCTAAAGGTTTCAATGTGACTAACATCTCGAGAATGCCGGCGGCTAAGAATATATCGTGGACACACCTGGACGAGCACGGCATCCCTGCTGGCACTGTGGGAGTAGTCAACTGCGCCGGCCAACAGTTCATGGATTTTACTAAAGCTTGGACACCTGG attcAAGCAGAACATTTTGAACTCTAGAGTACGCACAACTCAAACTCTATCTAATGCTATAAATAAGAGTGTCAACAAACCACAGGTGTTTGTACTCATCACCGGTGTTGGTGCGTATGAACCATCAGACCATAAGAAGTATGATGAGTCCAGCCCCACGACTGGCAATGACTTCTTCTCAAAGCTACTTGTGGAATGGGAGAAAGCTGCACAGGTCTCTCCTCCAACAAGACTT GTGATAATTCGTTCAGGAGCGGTGCTGGGCCGTGATGGTGGCATGATAAAGAACATGTTTTTGCCATTCTTCTTTGGTGTTGGAGGGCCTATCGGCAATGGCCAGCAGTACTTACCCTGGATCCACTTAGATGACCTAGTGAGGCTTATTCACTTTGCCATAGAAAATCCTGATGTCAAAGGAATCCTCAATGGGGTTGCCCCACATGTCATTAGGAATATTGATTTTACAAAA GCATTTGCCAGAGCCCTCAGCAGGCCAGCCATAATCCCGGTCCCAGAGACGATACTGAACATAGCATTGAACCCAGAAAGGGCGATGATCATGACTAAAGGCCAAAATGTGACGCCTAAGAGAGTGCTGGACTATGGATTCAAGTACAAGTATGACAACATTGACGCCGCCTGCAAATCTGTGGCTCACCTTTTCCCGCAGAAACAGCCCTTCAGCGAGATGTGA
- the LOC105393474 gene encoding lipase 3 codes for MIMRSTIAILVFACAVWGAAAAAAAAATRRRSAQADYIDELYGTEDLYARVSDNVLEDARLDVPDLIRKYNYPVEQHFVTTPDGYILEMHRIPHGRDANNRPEEGKPVAFVMHGLLSSSADWVLLGPGCALAYILAEQGFDVWMGNARGNYYSRRHRSLNPDSIRNTKFWDFSWDEIGHFDLPAMIDYTLAATGKSKLHYVGHSQGTTAFFVMASLRPEYNEKIVAMQALAPVAFMQYNKNLLFNTMAPFARNINKLASTIGVGEVLPNNNLMTWAGQSVCMDEVVFQPLCTNMLFLMAGWSEGQHNATMFPVKLGHTPAGAAVRQLAHYGQSIHENEFRRYDHGSRQNRNLYGSRTPPSYNLKRITTPVFLHYSDNDSFADTRDVRRLYEELGAAVGLFRVQLSTFSHLDFMWGIDAKTLVWDRMINLMWATEALESNAQSIE; via the exons ATGATTATGAGGTCAACTATCGCTATACTAGTGTTTGCGTGTGCGGTGTGGGgggccgccgctgccgccgccgccgccgccacccgGAGGAGATCAGCTCAGGCTGACTACATCGATGAGCTGTACGGGACGGAGGATCTTTATGCCAGGGTGTCTGATAACGTGTTGGAGGATGCCAGGCTTGATGTG CCGGACCTCATCAGAAAATACAACTACCCAGTCGAGCAGCACTTCGTGACGACTCCTGACGGCTACATCCTCGAGATGCACCGCATCCCACACGGCCGCGACGCGAACAACCGGCCTGAGGAGGGGAAACCCGTGGCGTTCGTCATGCATGGATTGCTGTCGTCGTCTGCTGACTGGGTGCTGCTGGGCCCTGGGTGTGCGCTCG CGTACATCCTGGCGGAACAAGGGTTCGACGTGTGGATGGGCAACGCGCGCGGCAACTACTACTCGCGCCGCCACCGCTCTCTGAACCCCGACAGCATCAGAAACACCAAGTTCTGGGACTTCAGCTGGGATGAGATCGGCCACTTCGACCTCCCTGCTATGATCGACTACACTCTGGCTGCCACTGGGAAGTCTAAGCTGCACTATGTGGGACATTCGCAGGGAACCACCGCGTTCTTTGTCATGGCTTCGTTGAGGCCTGAATACAATGAGAAGATTGTAGCCATGCAAGCGCTGGCGCCTGTCGCGTTCATGCAGTACAATAAGAATCTGCTCTTCAACACTATGGCTCCTTTCGCTAGGAACATAAAc AAACTGGCGTCAACAATCGGCGTCGGCGAGGTGCTGCCCAACAACAACCTGATGACGTGGGCGGGGCAGTCCGTTTGCATGGACGAGGTGGTGTTCCAGCCGCTCTGCACCAACATGCTCTTCCTCATGGCCGGCTGGAGCGAGGGCCAACATAATGCC ACGATGTTCCCTGTAAAACTGGGCCACACCCCTGCCGGCGCTGCGGTCCGCCAGCTCGCGCACTACGGCCAGAGCATCCACGAGAACGAGTTCCGCCGCTACGACCACGGCTCCCGACAGAACCGCAACCTCTACGGATCCCGAACACCTCCTAGCTACAATCTCAAACGCATCACTACCCCAGTCTTCTTACACTATTCGGATAACGACTCATTCGCTGATACCAGGGATGTGAGGCGCTTGTATGAAGAGTTAGGCGCGGCTGTAGGCCTGTTCAGGGTGCAGCTGTCTACGTTCAGCCACTTGGACTTCATGTGGGGCATCGATGCGAAGACGCTCGTCTGGGACCGCATGATCAACCTCATGTGGGCCACCGAGGCGCTTGAAAGCAATGCGCAGTCAATAGAATAA
- the LOC105393479 gene encoding tRNA-splicing endonuclease subunit Sen34 translates to MIYIYLENGVAHVWNSEDWFELRTKHRICGSLIGAISSHPRQNDFKGLPMALMTEEAALLIEKGICELYSLPNLTQKPSETCKEAAKDLDQKLLQEQSEALRKRRIEQISQKIDVIIAGKRKKLLAKGMPDIPMDKETYLQEEICKLPPLAPAHVLVYLPTEHHMKTDEVKMTIQDLEPSISGEGAVKYAVYKDLWEQGLYITEGLKFGCDFLVYPGDPVKFHAMYMIRCVGSETVSFQPSTLVAFGRLSVAVNKIAVVATCGPQNQINYQTLQWHDSVNG, encoded by the exons atgatttatatatatttggAAAATGGAGTCGCTCATGTATGGAACTCTGAAG ATTGGTTTGAACTACGGACAAAGCATAGAATATGTGGTTCTTTGATAGGAGCTATTTCTTCACATCCAAGGCAAAATGATTTTAAAG GATTACCAATGGCCTTGATGACAGAAGAAGCAGCTTTATTGATTGAAAAAGGAATCTGTGAATTATACTCATTACCAAATTTAACCCAAAAGCCCTCAGAAACATGTAAAGAAGCAGCTAAAGATCTGGatcaaaa ACTGTTACAAGAACAAAGTGAAGCCCTCAGAAAAAGAAGAATAGAACAAATATCACAGAAGATTGATGTCATCATTGCTGGCAAGAGAAAGAAACTATTAGCTAAAGGAATGCCAG ATATCCCCATGGACAAAGAAACATACCTACAAGAAGAAATATGCAAGCTACCTCCTTTGGCACCAGCACATGTACTGGTTTATTTACCCACAGAACATCATATGAAAACAG aTGAGGTTAAAATGACAATCCAAGATTTGGAACCTAGCATATCAGGGGAAGGTGCAGTTAAATATGCGGTTTACAAAGACCTATGGGAGCAAGGTCTTTATATCACTGAAggattaaaatttggatgcgATTTTCTAGTTTATCCAg gtgATCCAGTAAAATTCCATGCTATGTATATGATCAGATGTGTTGGCAGTGAGACAGTATCTTTTCAACCCTCGACTCTGGTTGCCTTTGGAAGACTTTCAGTAGCTGTGAACAAAATAGCTGTGGTAGCCACTTGTGGACCACAGAATCAAATTAATTATCAAACATTGCAATGGCATGATAGTGTAAATGGATGA